A stretch of Flavobacterium sp. N1994 DNA encodes these proteins:
- a CDS encoding glycosyltransferase family 4 protein, translating to MEKIKDRKIVVVNQASNYLTVGFCNAFADRFENVALVTGSIHIQGEELSPNVEVTYINKWVERPASKKFLSYIKACFKIYWLLMTKYRNHEVFFVSIPPMGYLLNLLVSNRFSMVVWDVYPDVFKITGMKETHPVYRIWAFLNRKSFKDAFRLFTIGDKMAELLEVYASKSKIIIQPIWSIFHANERVAKEDNPFIKEHNLQDKFIIQYSGNIGLTHKVEVVVELAELLKDNTEIIFQIIGRGPRVPALQRMVAEKNLPNCTFLPFQSDEMFPFSLSAADLGIVILDELTSKGSVPSKSYNLMSYGIPSVYIAGEDSELNTYAHKYKAAECFAEKDLHLAKDFILDLSKDKQKWNEMSANAIATAKLFRRDNADKFVDYYLNPLHD from the coding sequence ATGGAAAAAATAAAAGATAGAAAGATAGTAGTCGTCAATCAGGCGTCTAATTATCTAACTGTTGGTTTTTGTAACGCTTTCGCAGATAGGTTTGAGAATGTTGCCTTGGTTACCGGAAGCATTCACATTCAGGGCGAAGAACTTTCTCCAAATGTTGAAGTCACGTACATCAACAAATGGGTAGAGCGTCCTGCCAGTAAAAAGTTCTTATCATACATCAAGGCGTGTTTCAAAATCTATTGGCTATTGATGACAAAATACAGAAATCACGAAGTGTTTTTTGTTTCGATTCCGCCTATGGGTTATTTGTTGAATCTTTTGGTTTCTAACCGATTTAGCATGGTGGTTTGGGATGTCTATCCCGATGTGTTCAAAATTACTGGAATGAAAGAAACGCATCCAGTTTATAGAATTTGGGCATTTCTAAACCGAAAATCTTTTAAAGATGCCTTCCGATTATTTACCATTGGAGATAAAATGGCGGAGCTTTTAGAAGTGTATGCTTCAAAATCCAAAATCATCATTCAACCAATTTGGTCTATTTTTCATGCGAATGAACGGGTTGCCAAAGAAGACAATCCATTTATAAAAGAACATAATTTACAAGACAAATTCATAATTCAATATTCCGGTAATATCGGTTTGACTCACAAAGTTGAGGTTGTGGTAGAACTGGCTGAACTTTTAAAAGATAATACAGAAATCATTTTCCAAATAATAGGACGTGGTCCACGAGTTCCGGCTTTGCAAAGAATGGTAGCAGAAAAGAATTTGCCGAATTGTACTTTTCTTCCGTTTCAATCGGATGAAATGTTTCCGTTTTCGTTATCCGCAGCCGATTTAGGGATTGTGATTCTGGATGAATTGACCTCCAAAGGAAGTGTTCCGAGTAAGTCATATAATTTAATGAGTTATGGAATTCCATCAGTATATATCGCAGGTGAGGATTCAGAATTGAATACGTATGCACACAAATACAAAGCCGCAGAATGTTTTGCCGAAAAGGATTTGCATTTGGCCAAAGACTTCATTCTCGACTTAAGCAAAGACAAACAAAAATGGAATGAAATGTCAGCCAATGCTATTGCCACAGCGAAACTTTTCAGACGCGATAATGCTGATAAATTTGTCGATTATTATTTGAATCCACTACATGATTAA
- a CDS encoding sugar transferase, which translates to MYRLFLKRFLDILVAAIGLIVASPILIVVFCILGFQNKGSIFFFQERPGFKQKAFKIVKLKTMTDEKDADGKLLPDNQRITKAGKIIRRLSIDELPQLVNVLKGDMSLIGPRPLLFKYIPLYSEEQLRRHDVRPGITGWAQVNGRNSISWKQKFDFDIYYVDHLSLGLDIKILWLTFIKVIRTEGVNQSTDRPMQPFNGNN; encoded by the coding sequence ATGTATCGACTGTTTTTAAAACGATTTTTGGATATTTTGGTTGCTGCTATCGGATTGATTGTTGCTTCACCAATTCTGATTGTTGTTTTTTGTATTTTAGGATTTCAGAATAAAGGGTCGATTTTTTTCTTTCAGGAGCGTCCGGGTTTTAAGCAAAAAGCTTTTAAAATTGTAAAGCTCAAAACCATGACCGATGAAAAAGATGCTGACGGAAAGTTATTGCCCGACAATCAAAGAATAACTAAGGCCGGAAAAATAATCCGAAGATTATCTATTGATGAATTGCCACAGTTGGTAAACGTTCTCAAAGGAGATATGAGTTTAATTGGGCCACGACCCTTATTGTTTAAATACATTCCGTTGTACTCGGAAGAGCAATTACGCCGACACGATGTTCGTCCCGGAATCACAGGTTGGGCACAAGTCAACGGAAGAAATTCCATTAGCTGGAAACAGAAATTTGATTTTGATATTTATTATGTGGATCATTTGTCACTTGGGTTGGATATCAAAATTTTGTGGCTGACGTTTATAAAAGTAATTCGTACCGAAGGCGTAAATCAGTCGACAGATAGACCGATGCAACCCTTTAACGGAAATAATTAA
- a CDS encoding polysaccharide biosynthesis/export family protein yields the protein MIKKILLFVLALTITSCASKKDVLYYQDIKNSGQSTIQFIPNEVQINDILYINISSLILESAEPFNVDKRYTNLSNIQTLKVQGYLVSKEGEIVFPILGNIKVAGKSTEEVQKIIADMLSNKGYLKDPIVSVRVINCKVTILGEVKAPGTYSFDEQNISLNQAIGYAGDLTINGIRKDVLLIRESNGTRTYTKLDLTSSSWFNSPYYYIKQNDVIIVNPNGAKVMNSGYLSNIGSVLGVLTFAATMYLLLKK from the coding sequence ATGATAAAAAAAATATTACTATTTGTATTAGCTTTAACTATCACATCTTGTGCCAGCAAAAAGGATGTTTTATATTACCAAGACATCAAAAATAGTGGACAAAGCACTATACAATTCATCCCAAATGAAGTCCAAATTAATGATATTTTATATATTAACATTTCTTCATTGATTTTAGAATCAGCAGAGCCTTTTAATGTAGATAAAAGATACACTAATCTATCAAACATTCAAACTTTGAAAGTTCAAGGATATCTAGTTTCAAAGGAGGGAGAAATTGTTTTTCCTATATTAGGTAATATCAAAGTTGCAGGGAAAAGTACAGAGGAGGTACAAAAAATCATCGCAGACATGTTAAGTAATAAAGGTTATCTAAAAGATCCTATAGTAAGTGTAAGAGTGATTAATTGCAAAGTAACTATTTTGGGAGAAGTTAAAGCACCTGGAACTTATAGTTTTGACGAACAAAACATTTCACTTAATCAAGCTATTGGATATGCAGGTGATTTAACTATTAATGGTATTAGAAAGGATGTTCTATTAATAAGAGAGAGCAATGGTACAAGAACTTATACTAAATTGGATTTAACTTCCTCAAGTTGGTTTAATAGTCCATATTACTATATAAAGCAAAATGATGTCATAATTGTAAATCCAAATGGAGCTAAAGTTATGAATTCAGGATATTTAAGTAATATTGGAAGTGTATTAGGAGTACTTACTTTTGCTGCTACAATGTATTTATTATTAAAAAAATAG
- the gmd gene encoding GDP-mannose 4,6-dehydratase, which translates to MKTALITGITGQDGAYLAELLLEKGYMVHGIKRRSSLFNTDRIDHLYQDPHAKGIRLKLHYGDMTDSMNITRIIQEVQPDEIYNLAAMSHVKVSFDTPEYTANADGIGTLRLLEAVRLLGLQNKTKIYQASTSELYGLVQQVPQSETTPFYPRSPYAVAKIYAYWITVNYREAYNMFACNGILFNHESPLRGETFVTRKITRAVAKIALGLQSDLYMGNLDAQRDWGHAKDYVEAMWRILQQDTAEDYVIATGITTRVRDFIKMAFQEVGFKLRFEGEGVEEVGILEEIDTERYHTALGKEFATKEFKIPAIGSTLVKVDPSYFRPTEVDLLIGDPTKSKTKLGWQPKYDLKMLVEEMVSSDVKLFQRDIHLAEGGHKILRQAE; encoded by the coding sequence ATGAAAACCGCATTAATTACTGGAATTACAGGACAAGACGGAGCTTATTTAGCAGAATTGCTTCTTGAAAAAGGCTATATGGTTCATGGTATCAAAAGACGTTCGTCGCTTTTCAATACAGATAGAATCGACCATTTATATCAAGACCCGCATGCTAAAGGAATTCGTTTGAAATTGCATTATGGTGATATGACTGATTCGATGAATATCACCCGAATCATTCAGGAAGTACAACCGGATGAAATATACAATCTGGCTGCAATGTCTCACGTTAAAGTGAGTTTTGATACACCAGAATATACCGCAAACGCGGACGGAATAGGAACACTTCGACTTTTAGAAGCCGTTCGCTTGTTAGGATTGCAAAACAAGACTAAGATTTATCAGGCATCAACTTCTGAGTTATACGGTTTGGTACAACAAGTGCCACAATCAGAAACCACTCCTTTTTATCCGCGTTCACCTTATGCTGTTGCTAAAATTTACGCCTATTGGATTACCGTAAATTACCGCGAAGCCTACAATATGTTTGCCTGCAACGGAATTCTGTTCAATCACGAATCACCTTTGCGTGGGGAAACTTTCGTAACCCGAAAAATAACCCGTGCTGTTGCCAAAATTGCTTTAGGATTACAAAGCGATTTATACATGGGTAACCTTGATGCACAACGTGATTGGGGACATGCTAAGGATTATGTAGAAGCGATGTGGAGAATCTTGCAACAAGATACCGCAGAAGATTATGTAATTGCAACAGGAATCACAACAAGAGTTCGTGATTTTATAAAAATGGCATTCCAAGAAGTTGGTTTCAAATTAAGATTTGAGGGAGAAGGCGTAGAAGAAGTTGGGATTTTAGAAGAAATTGATACTGAAAGATATCATACAGCTTTAGGAAAAGAGTTTGCTACAAAAGAATTCAAGATTCCTGCTATTGGAAGCACTTTGGTAAAAGTAGACCCAAGCTATTTCCGTCCAACTGAAGTAGATTTACTAATTGGAGATCCAACCAAATCGAAAACGAAATTGGGTTGGCAACCGAAATATGATCTTAAAATGCTTGTTGAGGAAATGGTTTCATCGGACGTAAAATTATTCCAAAGAGATATTCATTTAGCTGAAGGCGGACATAAAATCTTACGTCAAGCAGAATAA
- a CDS encoding sugar transferase has product MKAIVKRVFDFVVSFIALMIFLPFIIISWLILIVDTQSDGLFFQRRVGQYGKLFTIYKLKTMHPKTGNISKIGFFFRKYKLDELPQFLNVLIGEMSIVGPRPDIEGYYDKLEGEERKVLELKPGITSEASIKYYNEEQILEQQKDALYYNDTVIFPDKVKMNLDYYHNQNIFLDIKIIIKTILKGN; this is encoded by the coding sequence ATGAAAGCCATCGTAAAGAGAGTTTTCGATTTCGTTGTTTCGTTCATTGCATTGATGATTTTTTTGCCATTTATTATAATTTCTTGGTTGATTTTGATAGTAGACACACAATCTGACGGATTGTTTTTCCAAAGAAGAGTAGGGCAATACGGTAAACTGTTTACCATTTATAAGTTAAAAACGATGCATCCGAAAACGGGAAATATTTCTAAAATCGGATTCTTTTTTAGAAAATATAAACTAGATGAGCTGCCACAGTTTTTGAATGTATTGATAGGCGAAATGAGCATAGTTGGGCCACGACCCGATATTGAAGGATACTATGATAAACTGGAAGGCGAAGAACGAAAAGTATTGGAATTAAAACCTGGAATTACCAGCGAAGCTTCGATAAAATATTACAATGAAGAACAAATTCTAGAGCAGCAAAAGGATGCTTTATATTACAATGACACGGTTATTTTTCCGGATAAAGTGAAGATGAATCTAGATTACTACCACAATCAGAATATCTTTTTAGACATAAAAATTATAATTAAAACCATTTTAAAAGGTAATTAA
- a CDS encoding GDP-L-fucose synthase family protein → MNKSSKIYIAGHKGMVGSAIWNALKAKGYENLIGKTSKELDLRNQAAVQDFFATEKPDVVIDAAARVGGILANNNYPFTFLMENMQIQNNLIDTSLNQDVDKFIFLGSSCIYPKLAPQPLKEECLLTSSLEPTNEWYAIAKISGVKACESIRKQFGKDFVSLMPTNLYGPNDNFDLQTSHVLPAMMRKFHEAKLNNNEAVTLWGSGSPMREFLHVHDLADAVVFALENPFAENLYNIGTGVDLTIKSLAEMIQRTVGHKGEIIWDSSKPDGTPRKLMDVSKMANQGWKAKITLEEGIKSTYSWFLEHEHSFKEIKI, encoded by the coding sequence ATGAACAAATCTTCAAAAATATACATTGCAGGACACAAAGGAATGGTAGGAAGTGCCATTTGGAATGCGCTGAAAGCTAAAGGATATGAAAATCTTATCGGTAAAACCAGCAAGGAACTCGATTTGAGAAATCAGGCCGCCGTTCAGGATTTTTTTGCTACTGAAAAACCCGATGTGGTTATTGATGCAGCTGCTAGAGTAGGCGGAATATTGGCCAACAATAATTATCCGTTTACGTTCCTGATGGAAAACATGCAGATTCAAAACAATCTAATTGATACTTCTTTAAATCAAGATGTAGATAAGTTTATCTTTTTGGGAAGTTCCTGCATTTACCCAAAACTAGCACCACAACCTCTAAAAGAAGAATGTCTGTTGACCTCGTCATTAGAACCTACAAACGAATGGTATGCTATTGCCAAAATATCCGGAGTGAAAGCTTGTGAGTCTATCAGAAAACAATTCGGGAAAGATTTTGTGAGTTTGATGCCAACCAATTTATACGGACCAAACGATAATTTCGATTTGCAGACGTCACACGTTTTACCAGCGATGATGCGTAAATTTCATGAAGCGAAATTGAACAATAACGAAGCAGTTACACTTTGGGGTTCGGGTTCACCAATGCGGGAGTTCTTGCATGTTCATGATTTGGCGGATGCTGTAGTTTTTGCTTTAGAGAACCCCTTTGCAGAGAATTTGTACAATATTGGAACTGGAGTTGATTTGACTATAAAATCGCTCGCTGAAATGATTCAGAGAACAGTCGGACATAAAGGAGAAATCATTTGGGATAGTTCAAAACCTGATGGAACGCCAAGAAAATTAATGGATGTTTCCAAAATGGCAAATCAAGGCTGGAAAGCTAAAATCACTTTGGAAGAAGGAATAAAATCAACCTATAGTTGGTTTTTAGAACACGAACATTCGTTTAAAGAAATCAAAATATAA
- a CDS encoding sugar-transfer associated ATP-grasp domain-containing protein yields the protein MFKRVLYLGYYLKKMDWKKFQLFLNHALKLSGKSKISLVLDAVSSVFKYNISLLEYFQFRFFEQTNEQRKTWAGTGYMFEYQLKMNPKNSRDILDDKTKFYRSYKDYFVHNVADIADLKAYPELLKKLLQTPSGKLVFKVADGNCGIDVLIKDAKEFDEKSIITFMENSQFDLVEEFIQQHSVLNALSPSAVNTVRIFTQLDDNNEVVLLGCRQRISVNSSVDNMAAGNMAASIDENTGQLSGPGIYSDITKPQEKVHPITGIEIIGLQVPFWKETVAMVKKAAKEHPENRSIGWDIVITENGPGFIEGNHDWCKLLWQLPAQQGLKSKLEPFLK from the coding sequence ATGTTTAAAAGGGTACTTTATTTAGGATATTATCTAAAAAAAATGGATTGGAAGAAGTTTCAACTTTTTCTGAATCACGCTTTGAAACTTTCTGGTAAAAGTAAAATCAGTCTTGTTTTGGATGCCGTTTCTAGTGTGTTTAAATACAATATTTCGCTTTTAGAATATTTTCAATTTCGATTTTTTGAACAAACGAATGAGCAGCGTAAAACTTGGGCGGGAACCGGATATATGTTCGAGTATCAACTGAAAATGAATCCGAAAAACTCTAGAGATATTCTGGATGATAAGACGAAATTTTATCGTTCCTATAAAGATTATTTTGTACATAATGTTGCCGATATAGCCGATTTGAAAGCGTATCCCGAATTGCTTAAAAAACTACTACAAACCCCTTCGGGTAAATTAGTTTTTAAGGTGGCTGATGGTAATTGTGGTATCGATGTTTTGATAAAAGACGCGAAGGAATTCGACGAAAAAAGTATCATCACTTTTATGGAAAATAGTCAGTTTGATTTGGTGGAAGAATTTATACAGCAACATTCGGTTCTCAATGCATTATCGCCATCAGCCGTAAATACCGTTCGGATTTTTACTCAGTTAGATGATAACAATGAAGTGGTTTTATTAGGCTGTAGACAAAGAATCTCTGTAAACTCCTCAGTAGATAATATGGCAGCGGGTAACATGGCCGCATCTATTGACGAAAACACCGGACAACTTTCGGGTCCCGGAATTTACAGTGATATCACAAAGCCACAAGAGAAAGTACATCCGATAACGGGCATCGAAATTATAGGTTTGCAGGTTCCGTTTTGGAAAGAAACTGTTGCTATGGTTAAGAAAGCAGCAAAAGAACATCCTGAAAATCGTTCGATAGGTTGGGATATTGTTATTACTGAGAATGGTCCCGGCTTTATTGAAGGTAATCATGATTGGTGTAAATTGTTATGGCAATTGCCTGCTCAACAAGGATTAAAATCGAAATTAGAACCTTTTCTGAAATAA
- a CDS encoding DegT/DnrJ/EryC1/StrS family aminotransferase, translated as MNNSKIWLSSPHMGGNEQQFVNEAFDTNWVAPLGPNVTGFEQDLEQFLNDEVCVAALSSGTAAIHLGLVLLGVQAGDEVICQSFTFSASCNPILYLGATPVFVDSESETWNMCPIALEEAIVDCISKGKKPKVIIPVHLYGMPFKAEEIRAVADKYGIPILEDSAEALGSTYKGRKCGTFGDIAALSFNGNKIITTSGGGALVSHSKEVKEKAVFLATQARDNAPHYQHSEIGYNYRLSNVCAGIGRGQMEVLKKHINLRRQMHEFYLDFFKDISEVTVFQEPNSDFFSNHWLSCIVIDSNTLGKTSTELRLFLERENIECRPLWKPMHLQPIFEKYPYYGGNVSGHLFENGLCLPSGSNLTEFDKKRISDVLKRFFSINL; from the coding sequence ATGAATAATTCAAAAATTTGGCTGTCCTCTCCACATATGGGAGGTAATGAGCAACAATTTGTAAATGAAGCTTTTGATACCAATTGGGTAGCGCCATTAGGGCCTAATGTGACTGGTTTTGAACAAGATTTAGAACAGTTTTTAAATGATGAAGTATGTGTTGCCGCTTTAAGTTCAGGAACAGCTGCCATTCATTTGGGGTTAGTTTTATTGGGAGTTCAGGCTGGAGATGAAGTGATTTGTCAGAGCTTTACATTCTCCGCATCTTGTAATCCGATATTGTATTTGGGAGCCACCCCTGTTTTTGTTGATAGCGAGTCAGAAACATGGAATATGTGTCCGATTGCGCTTGAAGAAGCTATTGTTGACTGTATTTCAAAAGGAAAGAAACCTAAAGTTATTATTCCGGTTCATTTGTACGGCATGCCATTTAAAGCAGAGGAGATTAGAGCTGTTGCCGATAAATATGGAATCCCGATTTTGGAAGATAGCGCTGAAGCTTTGGGAAGTACTTATAAAGGCAGAAAATGTGGTACTTTCGGAGATATTGCAGCTCTATCATTTAACGGAAATAAAATCATTACTACTTCTGGAGGCGGAGCATTGGTCTCACATTCAAAGGAAGTTAAAGAAAAAGCAGTTTTCTTGGCAACTCAGGCCCGAGATAACGCGCCACATTATCAACACTCAGAAATTGGGTACAACTATAGATTGAGTAATGTTTGTGCTGGAATTGGAAGAGGACAGATGGAAGTCTTAAAAAAACATATTAATTTAAGACGACAAATGCATGAATTTTATCTTGATTTTTTCAAAGATATAAGTGAGGTGACTGTTTTTCAAGAGCCAAATTCAGATTTTTTTTCAAATCATTGGTTAAGCTGTATTGTAATTGATTCCAATACTTTAGGCAAAACAAGTACTGAGTTAAGATTGTTTTTGGAAAGAGAAAATATTGAATGCAGGCCTTTGTGGAAACCAATGCATTTGCAACCTATATTTGAAAAATATCCTTATTACGGGGGGAATGTTTCAGGGCACCTTTTTGAAAATGGATTGTGTTTACCATCGGGTTCTAATCTTACAGAATTCGATAAAAAAAGAATTTCTGATGTATTAAAAAGATTTTTTAGTATAAATTTGTAG
- a CDS encoding polysaccharide biosynthesis protein, producing the protein MQEYLFNFLRKIISTKRFQNIGYLPRWIIFAIDVFIVSLACVITQIIIQSLNVKLYPNLSLFFQYGFVIFINAVSFIFFRTYSGIIRHSTFIDGVKLLVATTASYLSLMVFNYTLQIILKERLLLSTGLFITYVISFLLLFLFRILVKNIFETYLQVADSNQLIKALIYGADANAISVANALKTEKPARFNVVGFVNKFEQNKTNKSILNLPIINQKKGIHVILKSVNAEALIIAEKSLTKEETRTLVEECLEYNFKVFTVPLITDWEDQNQISNQLKNFAIEDLLDRKPIVLDNEKISAQIKGKTVMITGGAGSIGSEIVRQVLNFNPYKIIILDQAESPLHSLQLEILENSKDIKIRTVLADIKDNNVLEMVFEKYKPDFVYHAAAYKHVPLMEENPLQAILTNVLGTKNLADLAKKYMVEKFVMISTDKAVNPSSVMGASKRIAEKYVQSLNYHLVNSNKKNPTKFITTRFGNVLGSNGSIVPLFTKQIQEGGPITITHPEIIRYFMTIPEACQLVLEAGAMGNGGEIYIFDMGEPVKIIDLAKKMIRLAGFIPDKDINIKIIGLRPGEKLFEELLNDSSKTLPTHNTKIMIAQEKWDDFDEVKESITELITITKKYSSLEVVAQMKKIIPEFKSMNSEYQILDAN; encoded by the coding sequence ATGCAAGAGTATTTATTTAATTTTTTGAGAAAAATCATCTCTACCAAAAGATTCCAAAACATTGGTTATTTACCAAGATGGATAATTTTTGCTATAGATGTTTTTATAGTTTCTTTGGCTTGTGTGATTACACAAATAATAATTCAGAGTTTAAATGTAAAGCTTTATCCAAATCTTAGTCTGTTTTTTCAATATGGTTTTGTAATTTTTATTAATGCCGTTTCGTTTATTTTCTTTAGAACCTACAGTGGTATAATAAGGCATTCTACTTTTATTGATGGCGTTAAGCTTTTAGTTGCTACAACTGCTTCTTATTTATCATTAATGGTTTTCAATTATACCTTACAAATTATTTTAAAAGAAAGGTTATTATTGTCAACAGGTTTATTTATTACTTATGTTATTTCATTTTTATTATTATTTCTCTTTAGAATTTTAGTAAAAAATATTTTTGAAACTTATCTTCAAGTTGCTGATTCCAATCAATTAATCAAAGCTTTAATTTATGGTGCTGATGCTAATGCTATATCAGTGGCTAATGCATTAAAAACAGAGAAACCTGCGCGATTTAATGTTGTTGGTTTTGTAAATAAGTTTGAACAGAATAAAACAAATAAAAGCATATTGAATTTACCAATAATCAATCAAAAAAAAGGAATACATGTGATTCTAAAATCAGTAAATGCTGAAGCTTTGATTATTGCTGAAAAAAGTTTGACTAAAGAGGAAACTAGAACATTGGTTGAAGAATGTTTAGAATATAATTTCAAAGTCTTTACAGTACCATTAATCACAGATTGGGAGGATCAAAATCAAATATCCAATCAATTAAAGAATTTTGCTATTGAAGATTTATTAGATAGAAAACCTATAGTTTTAGATAACGAAAAGATTTCAGCTCAAATTAAAGGAAAGACCGTTATGATTACCGGTGGAGCAGGATCTATTGGAAGTGAAATAGTTAGACAAGTACTAAATTTTAATCCATATAAAATAATTATTCTAGATCAAGCAGAGTCTCCTTTGCATAGTTTACAACTTGAAATTTTAGAAAATTCAAAAGACATAAAAATTAGAACTGTTTTGGCAGATATAAAAGACAATAATGTGCTTGAAATGGTTTTTGAAAAATACAAACCCGATTTTGTTTATCATGCAGCTGCTTACAAACATGTTCCATTGATGGAAGAAAATCCTTTACAGGCTATTTTAACCAACGTGCTTGGAACTAAAAACTTAGCTGATTTAGCTAAGAAATATATGGTTGAAAAATTTGTAATGATATCTACTGATAAAGCGGTGAATCCTAGTAGTGTTATGGGGGCAAGTAAACGTATTGCTGAAAAATACGTTCAATCTTTAAATTATCATCTAGTTAATTCAAACAAAAAAAATCCTACCAAGTTTATCACTACAAGATTTGGAAATGTTTTAGGTTCTAATGGTTCTATAGTTCCATTATTTACTAAACAAATTCAAGAAGGGGGACCAATTACAATAACGCATCCAGAGATTATAAGGTATTTTATGACGATACCTGAAGCTTGTCAATTAGTGCTTGAGGCCGGAGCTATGGGCAATGGAGGTGAGATTTATATTTTTGATATGGGGGAACCTGTAAAAATAATTGACTTAGCTAAAAAAATGATACGCTTGGCAGGCTTTATTCCGGATAAAGACATAAATATTAAGATAATAGGTTTAAGACCTGGTGAAAAATTATTTGAAGAATTATTAAATGACTCTTCAAAAACGTTGCCTACTCATAATACTAAAATTATGATTGCTCAAGAGAAATGGGATGATTTTGATGAGGTTAAAGAATCAATTACGGAATTAATAACAATAACAAAGAAATATTCAAGTTTAGAGGTAGTTGCTCAAATGAAGAAAATTATACCAGAATTTAAAAGTATGAATTCAGAATATCAAATCTTAGATGCAAATTAG
- a CDS encoding NeuD/PglB/VioB family sugar acetyltransferase, protein MTQKLLIIGAGSVGKFVAYNINQFNQSFEIIGFLDDDASKHNTIIAGVPVLGAIDKLQEFSGKDMAIVWGIAFPSIKKKLFDNYQNLSFNFPNFIAKDAWVSEAVTFGKGCIIYPGTTINYETVIADFVVINMNCSLGHNCSIQSFSSLAPGVNLGGNTAIGCCVEMGIGSSTVQGVIIADDATVGGQAMVVANVSNADVVVGVPAKSIK, encoded by the coding sequence ATGACGCAAAAACTACTTATAATTGGTGCCGGAAGTGTTGGTAAATTTGTTGCTTACAATATCAATCAGTTTAATCAATCTTTTGAAATTATTGGTTTTTTAGATGATGATGCTTCAAAACATAATACGATAATTGCCGGTGTTCCTGTATTAGGTGCGATTGATAAATTACAGGAGTTTTCAGGGAAAGATATGGCCATTGTTTGGGGAATTGCTTTTCCATCAATTAAGAAAAAATTATTTGATAACTATCAGAACCTATCTTTTAATTTTCCCAATTTTATTGCCAAAGATGCTTGGGTTTCAGAGGCAGTGACTTTTGGGAAAGGATGTATTATTTATCCGGGAACCACTATTAACTATGAAACCGTTATTGCTGATTTTGTTGTGATTAATATGAATTGTAGTTTGGGACATAATTGTTCGATACAATCGTTTTCATCCTTGGCACCTGGTGTAAATTTAGGTGGCAATACGGCAATAGGATGTTGTGTTGAAATGGGAATTGGTTCATCCACCGTTCAAGGAGTTATCATTGCTGATGATGCTACTGTTGGAGGACAAGCCATGGTGGTTGCTAATGTTTCTAATGCTGATGTTGTAGTTGGAGTTCCGGCTAAAAGTATCAAATGA